In Exiguobacterium sibiricum 7-3, a genomic segment contains:
- a CDS encoding LrgB family protein produces the protein MSEALLWFMLTVLLFAGAFWLYQKYPFIWMLPILTVTSAVIVILVLSGTSHTVYMSGGQYLSKMLGPAITAFAIPLYHVRHHVRRFIPEILLGVGIGTLIALTSDLMLGLLLHLERTTNLALLPKSVTLPVALAISERSGGTLALTATFVLVTGLVGSIVGPRLMTGLKIRHFVSRGVGLASIAHVMGATKSMSLDQREGAVGLLTMVLTAVLASVLAPWIIQMVY, from the coding sequence ATGAGTGAAGCATTGCTTTGGTTCATGCTGACGGTTCTGCTATTTGCCGGAGCCTTTTGGTTGTATCAGAAATACCCGTTTATCTGGATGTTGCCGATTTTGACAGTGACGTCTGCCGTCATTGTCATCTTAGTGCTGAGCGGGACATCACACACCGTTTATATGTCAGGCGGACAGTATTTATCAAAGATGTTGGGACCGGCGATTACGGCATTCGCGATTCCGCTTTACCATGTCCGTCATCACGTCCGTCGTTTTATTCCGGAGATTTTGCTTGGTGTCGGTATCGGAACGCTGATTGCATTAACATCGGATTTAATGCTCGGACTGCTCTTGCATCTTGAACGGACGACGAATCTGGCCTTGTTGCCGAAGTCGGTCACGCTACCTGTCGCCTTGGCGATTTCGGAACGGTCCGGCGGAACACTCGCCTTGACGGCGACATTTGTTCTTGTGACAGGGCTTGTTGGTTCAATCGTCGGTCCACGACTGATGACCGGTCTGAAGATTCGGCATTTCGTCAGTCGCGGCGTCGGTTTGGCCTCGATCGCCCATGTCATGGGGGCGACGAAATCGATGAGTCTCGATCAGCGTGAAGGGGCGGTTGGTCTGCTGACGATGGTGTTGACGGCTGTCCTGGCCAGTGTCCTTGCACCGTGGATTATTCAAATGGTATATTGA
- the mutL gene encoding DNA mismatch repair endonuclease MutL: protein MGIIRELSDSLANRIAAGEVVERPASVVKELVENALDAGATQIDVELEEAGMKRMTIRDNGHGFYPEDAELAFVRHATSKIKDEHDLFRIKTLGFRGEALASIASVSKVTLKTKREDQEGVQLTLDYGTLTERSAIAMNRGTELTVEQLFFNTPARLKYLKTTHTELAAITDILNRVAFAHPDVKLYAVHEGKVLIQTNGSGDVRQALASVYGHQTIQGTLVATGATADYQLTCHLVKPEVTRASKNYITLILNGRSVKNFALTQAVLNGYHTLLPIGRFPIAVIEVTMDPLLIDVNVHPAKREVRLSKEVELGQLIQETIRLTLSRQTLIPKVTPPKPKRDPSAQEKLEFSYVAEPVEELSSRSVWNYPIPKRTETGDDRTVTPNREPSIEPQAHLQPEQVDEPIATGPKFPHLDVIGQLHSSYIVCAGADGMYLIDQHAAQERIKYETYKVMFGRPLEQRQQLLLPYTFEIASDDMRRMDEVLPLLRDVGIELESFGPQSFIVREVPTWFPSHRQEETIQELMDEALMKRKVDLESYREDAAIMMACKKSIKANHPLNHEMMRQLIADLAKTDMPFTCPHGRPVIIEWTTYELEKLFKRVM from the coding sequence ATGGGAATCATTCGGGAACTATCGGATTCATTAGCGAACCGGATTGCGGCAGGTGAGGTCGTTGAACGCCCCGCCTCTGTCGTTAAAGAACTGGTCGAAAATGCACTCGATGCGGGTGCGACGCAAATCGATGTTGAACTGGAAGAAGCGGGTATGAAACGAATGACGATCCGTGACAACGGTCACGGTTTTTATCCGGAAGATGCAGAACTTGCCTTCGTCCGCCATGCGACAAGCAAAATCAAGGATGAACACGATTTGTTCCGGATCAAGACACTTGGTTTCCGGGGAGAGGCATTGGCCTCGATTGCGTCCGTCAGTAAAGTGACGCTGAAAACGAAGCGGGAAGACCAGGAAGGGGTTCAGCTGACACTTGATTACGGGACATTGACGGAGCGTTCGGCGATTGCGATGAACCGCGGAACGGAACTGACGGTCGAGCAATTATTTTTTAATACACCGGCTCGACTGAAGTACCTCAAGACGACGCATACGGAACTGGCAGCCATAACGGATATCCTGAACCGGGTCGCTTTTGCCCATCCGGACGTCAAACTGTACGCTGTCCATGAAGGAAAAGTTTTGATTCAGACGAACGGATCCGGAGACGTCCGGCAGGCACTGGCCAGCGTTTACGGACATCAGACGATTCAAGGAACACTCGTCGCGACCGGAGCGACGGCCGATTATCAGCTGACATGTCATCTCGTCAAACCGGAAGTGACACGCGCTTCGAAAAATTACATCACGCTGATTCTAAACGGACGTTCGGTCAAAAACTTCGCGCTGACGCAAGCGGTTTTAAATGGATACCATACACTATTGCCGATTGGTCGTTTTCCGATTGCTGTGATTGAAGTGACGATGGATCCCTTGTTGATAGATGTCAACGTCCATCCGGCGAAACGGGAAGTCCGCCTGTCAAAAGAAGTAGAACTGGGTCAACTGATTCAAGAAACGATCCGGTTGACGCTCAGCCGCCAGACGTTGATCCCGAAAGTCACCCCGCCGAAACCAAAAAGAGATCCGAGTGCACAGGAGAAGTTAGAGTTTTCTTACGTTGCGGAACCGGTTGAAGAGTTGTCATCACGGTCGGTCTGGAACTACCCGATCCCGAAACGAACGGAGACGGGTGATGACCGGACCGTGACACCAAACCGGGAGCCATCAATTGAGCCGCAAGCACACCTGCAACCGGAACAAGTAGACGAGCCGATCGCAACCGGTCCGAAGTTTCCGCATCTCGATGTCATCGGACAGCTTCATTCTTCGTATATCGTTTGTGCCGGAGCGGACGGCATGTATCTGATTGATCAACACGCCGCCCAGGAACGGATTAAATATGAAACGTATAAAGTCATGTTCGGCCGCCCGCTCGAACAACGGCAGCAGCTGTTGTTGCCGTACACGTTTGAGATCGCAAGCGATGATATGCGACGGATGGATGAAGTCCTGCCGTTATTGCGTGATGTCGGGATCGAATTGGAATCGTTTGGTCCACAAAGTTTCATCGTCCGTGAAGTTCCGACGTGGTTCCCGTCCCATCGCCAAGAGGAGACGATTCAGGAATTGATGGATGAAGCCTTGATGAAACGGAAGGTGGATCTCGAAAGTTACCGCGAGGACGCCGCCATCATGATGGCATGTAAAAAATCAATCAAAGCGAATCATCCTCTTAATCACGAGATGATGCGTCAATTGATTGCCGATCTTGCGAAAACCGACATGCCGTTCACATGCCCACACGGTCGACCGGTCATCATCGAATGGACGACCTATGAGCTGGAAAAACTCTTTAAGCGCGTCATGTAA
- a CDS encoding zeta toxin family protein, translating into MTGQLLRQQLPRETLADDFQDEPLWRQLNLVLLEQLDQPSAVIIVPMTLTNPDYFDEIIGALRSNGHQVQHVALMASPATIRRRLRSRFERAQSWGGRQADERLRALAHPVFSNHVDTDDLSKQQIVDVIGLLCDIQLMPPD; encoded by the coding sequence TTGACCGGTCAGCTGTTACGTCAGCAACTTCCACGCGAAACGCTGGCAGATGATTTTCAAGATGAGCCGCTGTGGCGTCAGTTGAATCTGGTATTACTCGAACAATTGGACCAGCCGTCTGCGGTCATCATCGTACCAATGACGCTGACAAATCCGGATTATTTTGACGAAATCATCGGCGCCTTAAGAAGCAATGGGCATCAGGTGCAACACGTGGCGCTGATGGCAAGTCCAGCAACCATCCGGCGTCGTCTGAGAAGCCGTTTCGAACGCGCACAATCATGGGGAGGACGACAGGCGGATGAACGTTTACGTGCCTTGGCACATCCTGTTTTCTCCAACCATGTCGATACGGATGATTTGTCAAAACAGCAAATCGTTGATGTGATTGGTCTATTGTGTGACATTCAGCTGATGCCGCCTGACTAA
- the nrdG gene encoding anaerobic ribonucleoside-triphosphate reductase activating protein — protein sequence MRLLHILADSVVDGPGLRTVIFFAGCPHHCAGCHNPDSWAVEGGEDYSLQHVVEQIRQIGSHRVTISGGEPFLQQEALYELINALTGYDIYLFTGYRLEQLLDDALARRILSRVDGLIDGRYIKTLHDYSLSIRGSTNQRILNKKQLQSFFG from the coding sequence ATGCGACTACTTCACATTCTCGCTGATTCCGTCGTCGACGGTCCGGGTCTGCGAACGGTCATTTTTTTTGCCGGTTGTCCTCACCACTGTGCCGGATGTCATAATCCGGATTCCTGGGCGGTTGAAGGCGGAGAGGACTACAGCTTGCAGCATGTCGTTGAACAGATTCGACAGATTGGTTCGCACCGGGTGACGATTTCCGGCGGAGAACCGTTTTTGCAACAAGAGGCGTTATACGAGCTGATCAATGCATTGACCGGGTATGATATCTATCTGTTTACCGGTTACCGGCTCGAACAGTTGCTTGATGACGCTCTGGCCCGACGGATTCTCTCGAGAGTTGATGGTTTGATCGACGGACGGTATATCAAGACACTTCACGATTACTCCTTATCGATTCGTGGCAGTACCAATCAACGGATCTTAAATAAGAAACAGCTTCAAAGCTTTTTCGGATGA
- a CDS encoding TetR/AcrR family transcriptional regulator: MNPKKKQLLDAAYQLFVEKGYQSTSIQDILDQSVVSKGTFYNYFSSKNELFIDVFNTVFEKMRNARKEILVGRDVSDYETFIQQGNCYLELMQKYKLYTLFEEAIASNEKELKAFMENNRLLEIEWTYNRLRDLFGEAKTPYLLDLAVIYTGMLQYAMYFFRQSERNTQPERVVRYVFNRLTHLVEDVSRTEEQLIPPRFLSVWLDRPQDEVVIRKDLFEKTNAHMKRLITLSAISEESKEAHDEVLDFIYEELLERKKPKIHLLKRALETLQEDPIFTGQEIMVRYQDMVDEIVRIRTLLQ; the protein is encoded by the coding sequence ATGAACCCGAAAAAGAAACAGCTCCTTGATGCTGCCTACCAACTATTCGTTGAAAAAGGATATCAGTCAACCTCGATCCAGGACATTTTAGACCAAAGTGTCGTCTCCAAAGGAACGTTCTATAATTATTTTTCGTCGAAAAACGAACTGTTCATTGATGTGTTCAACACGGTCTTCGAAAAGATGCGTAACGCCCGAAAAGAAATCCTGGTCGGACGCGACGTCTCGGATTACGAGACATTCATTCAGCAGGGGAACTGCTACCTCGAACTAATGCAGAAGTACAAACTGTATACGTTGTTTGAAGAAGCGATTGCTTCTAATGAAAAAGAATTAAAAGCGTTCATGGAAAATAACCGGCTGCTCGAGATCGAATGGACATATAATCGATTGCGCGATTTATTCGGAGAAGCGAAAACACCGTATCTGCTCGATTTAGCCGTCATTTATACGGGAATGTTGCAATATGCGATGTACTTCTTCCGGCAATCGGAACGGAACACGCAACCGGAGCGGGTCGTCCGTTATGTCTTCAACCGGTTGACGCATCTCGTCGAAGATGTCAGCCGGACGGAAGAACAATTGATTCCGCCGCGCTTCTTGTCGGTCTGGCTCGACCGTCCGCAAGATGAGGTCGTCATCCGGAAAGATTTATTCGAGAAGACGAATGCTCATATGAAACGGCTGATCACACTGTCCGCCATTTCGGAGGAATCAAAGGAAGCTCACGATGAAGTGCTCGATTTCATCTATGAAGAATTACTGGAACGGAAAAAACCGAAAATCCATCTGCTGAAGCGGGCACTCGAGACGTTGCAGGAGGATCCGATCTTCACCGGTCAGGAAATCATGGTCCGTTATCAGGACATGGTCGATGAAATCGTCCGAATCCGGACACTGTTACAATAA
- a CDS encoding CidA/LrgA family protein translates to MRSKTLLGVTVILQIVLISCFAMIGDWISLTLHLPLPGNIIGLILLYLALKSRLLQIDHVERGGKLLLLVMPLFFVPALSGIMDYTDFMRQSGLQVLVILVISSLLTLTGSAYIVDRLARRKEEGTIHE, encoded by the coding sequence ATGCGTTCAAAAACTTTACTGGGTGTGACCGTTATCCTGCAAATCGTTCTAATCTCTTGTTTTGCCATGATTGGCGACTGGATCAGTCTGACTTTGCATTTGCCGTTACCGGGAAACATCATTGGATTGATTTTATTGTATCTGGCATTAAAAAGCCGTCTGCTTCAAATCGACCATGTGGAGCGTGGGGGAAAGCTCCTATTGTTGGTCATGCCGCTGTTTTTTGTACCGGCGTTATCCGGCATCATGGACTATACCGATTTTATGCGTCAATCGGGTCTGCAAGTGCTTGTGATTCTTGTCATCAGCAGTTTGCTGACCTTGACCGGATCGGCGTACATCGTCGACCGTCTGGCACGCCGGAAAGAGGAGGGGACCATACATGAGTGA
- a CDS encoding anaerobic ribonucleoside triphosphate reductase has translation MDVQTLYEQIVQHPSTDEMQENANVDGKSPLGKLNRLAGAAAKQMMQDMLLSTEAKQALAENIIYIHDADYYVTGTTTCVQLPLSRLLTEGFTMTHGSIRPAQDIRSALALAAIIMQANQNMQHGGQSYPMFDYDLAPFVEKTFQRQLKKIRELVPKWSNRRKRAYAMSETYEMTYQACEAFIHNTNSMHSRGGGQVPFISINYGTDTSTFGRLLIRALLEATRAGLGKGETPIFPIQIFKVKTGVNFHSEDPNYDLFQLATEVTGKRLFPNFAFLDAPFNQSPDGEPDEEVAYMGCRTRVLENRQGRASVVGRGNLSFTSLNLVRLAMMTQSLDRMFEAVSTYTAVICEQLLERYHYQANRTADEFTFLYRHIWRDGHTLSGSDRVEPVLRQGTLSVGFIGLAEALIILTGQHHGESELAHRIGQALIRLMRTVVDQYGKKTGLNFSLLATPAEGLSGKFTAADVEQFGVIERVTDKSYYTNSFHLPVDTSVTIREKIRLEAPFHALCNGGHITYVETDGALAENPEAIEDIVRLMAEAGIGYGSINHPIDRCLTCRTEQTIEYSCPVCGGEEIERIRRITGYLVGTMDRWNPAKRAEERDRVQHATTSHSR, from the coding sequence ATGGACGTACAGACGTTATACGAACAAATCGTTCAACATCCGTCAACGGATGAGATGCAGGAAAATGCCAATGTCGATGGGAAATCACCACTCGGGAAGCTAAACCGTCTTGCGGGTGCCGCAGCAAAACAGATGATGCAGGACATGTTGTTGTCGACCGAAGCGAAACAGGCGCTTGCTGAAAATATCATCTATATCCACGATGCCGACTATTATGTGACCGGAACGACGACCTGTGTCCAACTGCCGCTTAGCCGGCTGTTAACGGAAGGATTTACGATGACTCACGGATCGATTCGTCCGGCACAGGATATCCGCTCGGCGTTGGCACTTGCTGCCATCATCATGCAGGCGAATCAAAACATGCAGCACGGCGGGCAGTCCTATCCGATGTTTGATTACGATCTCGCTCCGTTTGTCGAAAAAACCTTTCAGCGGCAACTGAAGAAAATCCGGGAATTGGTCCCGAAATGGTCCAACCGACGCAAGCGGGCCTATGCGATGTCAGAAACGTATGAAATGACCTATCAAGCCTGTGAAGCGTTTATTCATAACACGAATTCGATGCATTCACGTGGTGGCGGGCAAGTCCCGTTCATCTCCATCAATTACGGGACGGATACCTCAACGTTCGGCAGATTGTTGATTCGCGCACTTCTCGAAGCAACACGGGCAGGACTCGGAAAAGGGGAGACACCGATTTTTCCGATTCAGATTTTTAAGGTTAAGACAGGGGTCAATTTTCATTCGGAGGATCCGAACTATGATTTGTTTCAACTGGCGACCGAAGTGACCGGGAAACGTCTGTTTCCGAACTTTGCCTTTCTCGATGCCCCGTTCAACCAATCACCGGATGGTGAACCGGACGAAGAAGTGGCGTACATGGGCTGCCGGACACGTGTCCTTGAGAACCGGCAAGGTCGAGCGTCCGTCGTCGGGCGGGGGAATCTGTCGTTTACGAGTCTGAATCTCGTTCGCCTGGCCATGATGACGCAGAGTCTGGACCGGATGTTTGAAGCCGTCTCCACCTATACGGCAGTGATTTGCGAACAATTGCTTGAACGGTACCATTACCAGGCGAATCGGACAGCGGACGAGTTTACCTTTTTATATCGGCATATTTGGCGGGACGGACATACGCTGTCTGGATCAGACCGGGTCGAACCCGTCTTGCGGCAAGGAACGTTATCCGTCGGGTTCATTGGTTTGGCGGAAGCGTTGATCATCCTGACGGGACAACATCACGGGGAATCGGAACTCGCCCACCGGATTGGACAAGCCTTGATTCGATTGATGCGGACGGTCGTCGATCAGTACGGGAAAAAAACCGGGTTGAATTTTTCTTTACTCGCGACACCGGCAGAAGGATTATCCGGAAAATTCACGGCCGCGGATGTAGAGCAATTCGGTGTAATCGAACGTGTGACCGATAAATCGTATTATACGAACTCGTTTCATCTGCCGGTCGATACGAGTGTGACCATCCGCGAAAAAATCCGTTTGGAAGCACCGTTTCATGCGTTATGCAACGGCGGACACATCACCTATGTCGAGACGGACGGAGCACTCGCGGAAAACCCGGAAGCGATCGAAGATATCGTCCGCTTGATGGCAGAAGCCGGTATCGGGTACGGTTCAATCAATCATCCGATTGACCGGTGTCTGACGTGCCGGACGGAACAGACGATTGAATACTCCTGTCCGGTGTGTGGTGGAGAAGAGATCGAGCGGATTCGCCGAATCACCGGATACCTGGTCGGAACGATGGACCGGTGGAATCCTGCGAAACGGGCAGAAGAACGGGATCGGGTGCAGCATGCGACTACTTCACATTCTCGCTGA
- a CDS encoding ATP-binding protein: MKQWMTEKLGRQLMAIFYSVFALGVVTSVVSYLYVDNAAGQTKEQVLDQLQQTQWFWFLNLLIFLLCLLFIVRPLVHRSTMQLHELNIKSQRLAEGKSISLEHDIPIENEVGQLTRSFYQMARSISSQHTELSRKNQLMEQNQETLKEKQNELERALEVTRSNELHLQDRNELIETLASKESLFDYSSVISTIVRLTKTEFGALLLIKNNEISSVVPKEMTEEQQESLKTESLLLKRVMISKEMANSSKKVANDTLIGFPYYIYEGVIPIMDPAKEELIACLYLARFDQAFNKKELNELESFSKQIAISLMRMSLYEQMEYERKETAQLLNSVREAILYIKHDEKAILGNQALFDIFESLQIEEDNDSMTFLEVRPETMFEQVDQKEAFEAYFEEVLSGQIPEGMFSLSIDQGEYFIQVYAEEITQGEQAKGTILVFRDVTAETEIDRMKSELVSTVSHELRTPLSSIYGFTELMLKRKLDPERNKRYLQTIHDESKRLTDLVSDFLNVQRMESGKQSYDKEVFDLIDVLREQTRFYQAATEQHRLQLDVDEQHEFLINADKNSMKQLIGNLLNNAIKYSPDGGDIVISLTHHHNQIELSVRDFGLGIPSSAMPHLFSKFYRVDNSDSRKIGGTGLGLSICKEIVRAHDGNIDVESILGEGTVFKVLLPSVSDTLIEMD; encoded by the coding sequence ATGAAACAATGGATGACCGAAAAATTAGGGAGACAGTTGATGGCGATTTTTTACAGTGTCTTCGCACTGGGTGTGGTGACGTCTGTTGTCAGTTATCTGTATGTCGACAATGCAGCAGGTCAGACAAAAGAACAGGTTCTCGATCAGCTTCAGCAAACACAATGGTTTTGGTTTTTGAACTTATTGATTTTTCTTTTATGTTTATTGTTCATTGTCCGGCCGCTTGTTCATCGGTCGACAATGCAGTTACACGAATTGAATATCAAAAGTCAGCGTTTGGCGGAAGGAAAATCGATTTCGCTCGAACACGACATTCCGATTGAAAACGAAGTGGGTCAGTTAACACGATCCTTCTATCAAATGGCGCGTTCAATTTCTTCACAACATACGGAATTATCCCGTAAAAATCAACTGATGGAACAAAATCAAGAAACGCTGAAAGAAAAACAAAACGAACTAGAACGGGCACTGGAAGTGACACGTTCGAACGAACTGCATCTGCAAGACCGAAACGAATTGATTGAGACGTTGGCCTCAAAGGAAAGCTTGTTTGACTACTCCTCGGTCATCAGTACAATCGTGCGTTTGACGAAAACAGAGTTTGGCGCCTTGTTGCTCATTAAAAACAATGAAATTTCTTCGGTCGTCCCAAAAGAGATGACGGAGGAACAACAGGAAAGTCTGAAAACAGAATCGTTGCTGCTCAAACGGGTGATGATTTCAAAAGAGATGGCGAACTCGTCGAAAAAAGTGGCCAACGATACGTTGATCGGCTTTCCGTACTACATCTATGAAGGGGTCATTCCCATCATGGATCCGGCAAAAGAAGAGTTGATTGCATGTCTCTACTTGGCACGATTCGATCAAGCGTTTAATAAAAAGGAATTAAATGAACTGGAATCGTTCTCGAAACAGATTGCCATTTCTCTGATGCGGATGTCGTTATACGAGCAGATGGAGTATGAACGAAAGGAAACCGCCCAACTCCTCAATTCAGTCCGGGAAGCGATTTTATATATCAAACATGATGAAAAAGCAATTCTCGGAAACCAAGCCTTGTTTGATATCTTCGAATCTTTGCAAATTGAAGAAGACAATGATTCGATGACCTTCCTCGAAGTACGGCCTGAGACGATGTTTGAACAGGTTGACCAAAAAGAGGCGTTCGAAGCGTATTTCGAAGAAGTCTTGTCCGGTCAGATTCCGGAAGGGATGTTCTCTTTATCGATTGATCAAGGAGAATATTTCATTCAGGTTTATGCGGAAGAGATCACCCAGGGCGAACAGGCGAAAGGAACGATTCTCGTTTTCCGCGATGTCACGGCGGAGACCGAAATCGACCGGATGAAGTCGGAGCTCGTTTCCACCGTCTCACACGAACTGCGGACACCGCTCTCGTCGATTTATGGGTTTACCGAACTGATGCTTAAACGAAAGCTTGATCCCGAACGGAATAAACGCTATCTGCAGACGATTCATGATGAATCAAAACGGCTGACGGATTTGGTCAGCGATTTCTTGAACGTTCAACGAATGGAGTCCGGCAAACAGTCGTATGATAAAGAAGTGTTTGATCTGATCGATGTCTTGAGGGAACAGACACGTTTTTATCAAGCGGCGACGGAACAACATCGCTTGCAACTCGATGTGGATGAGCAACATGAATTCTTGATTAATGCGGATAAAAACAGCATGAAACAGTTGATTGGAAACTTACTGAACAATGCGATCAAATATTCACCGGATGGTGGCGATATCGTCATTTCCTTGACCCATCACCACAATCAGATTGAATTGAGTGTCCGGGATTTCGGCTTGGGGATTCCAAGCAGTGCGATGCCACACCTGTTCAGTAAATTTTACCGGGTCGATAATTCCGACAGCCGGAAAATCGGTGGAACGGGTTTAGGCCTCTCAATTTGTAAAGAAATCGTTCGGGCACATGATGGAAATATTGATGTTGAATCAATTTTAGGAGAAGGCACCGTATTTAAGGTATTGTTACCAAGTGTCTCCGATACATTGATTGAAATGGATTAA
- a CDS encoding DHA2 family efflux MFS transporter permease subunit: protein MQSTKQSSRLYLILAVLMAGAFVAVLNSTLLNIALPSIMKSFNIEASTAQWLTTGYMLVNGIMIPTSAFLVQKFSTRQLFLTAMGLFSIGTIVAGQADLFPVLLGSRMLQASGSAIMMPLLMNVLLNGFPIEKRGQAMGIFGLVITFAPAIGPTLSGWVLEHYEWRMLFHIVTPISLLVLVIGFFLLKKEVVTSTLRLEKLSLVLSSFGFGGLLYGFSSAGSAGWGSWTVIGALAIGVISLASFIIRQFRLDEPMLEFRIFKYPMFALSQAISMVLNMSMFSAMILMPIYVQTIRGISPFHSGLLMLPGALVMAFMSPITGRLFDRFGARVLAIIGLSLTVLTTFFFSRLTADTAYSFLVIMYTLRFLGISMVMMPVMTNGLNHIPQHLTPHGTALNNTLSQVSGAIGSGLLVTVMTTRTAGYAKELAASATPTTNPQTIITQSMVEGINDTFFIATLLALLALGLSFFIKKRKVDQDVVHIEEAREKKYA, encoded by the coding sequence ATGCAATCAACGAAGCAATCATCTCGTCTTTATTTAATCTTAGCGGTCTTGATGGCCGGCGCCTTCGTCGCCGTCCTGAACTCGACGCTGTTAAATATCGCTTTACCATCCATCATGAAATCATTCAACATTGAAGCCAGTACGGCGCAATGGCTGACAACCGGCTACATGCTGGTCAACGGAATCATGATTCCGACGTCGGCTTTTCTCGTTCAAAAATTTTCGACTCGCCAGTTGTTCTTGACGGCGATGGGCTTATTCTCAATCGGTACCATCGTCGCCGGTCAAGCCGATCTGTTTCCGGTCCTGCTCGGCTCGCGGATGTTACAGGCGTCCGGTTCTGCCATCATGATGCCGCTGTTAATGAACGTATTGTTAAACGGCTTCCCAATCGAAAAACGCGGACAAGCCATGGGGATTTTCGGTCTTGTCATCACGTTCGCACCCGCAATCGGTCCGACATTATCCGGTTGGGTGCTGGAACATTACGAATGGCGGATGCTGTTCCATATCGTCACACCGATTTCCCTGCTTGTCCTCGTCATCGGATTCTTCTTATTAAAGAAAGAAGTCGTCACGAGTACACTGCGTCTCGAAAAACTTTCACTTGTCTTATCGAGCTTTGGGTTCGGTGGATTACTGTACGGTTTCAGTTCAGCCGGTTCGGCCGGTTGGGGATCGTGGACAGTGATCGGCGCCCTTGCCATTGGTGTCATCAGTCTCGCCTCGTTCATTATACGCCAATTCCGGCTCGATGAACCGATGCTTGAGTTCCGAATCTTTAAATATCCGATGTTCGCTTTATCGCAAGCCATTTCAATGGTTTTAAACATGTCGATGTTCTCGGCGATGATCCTGATGCCGATTTACGTCCAGACGATTCGCGGTATCTCACCGTTCCACTCCGGACTGTTGATGTTGCCGGGTGCACTCGTCATGGCCTTCATGTCACCAATCACCGGTCGTCTGTTTGACCGGTTCGGTGCCCGGGTTCTTGCGATAATTGGTCTGTCCTTGACGGTTCTGACGACCTTCTTCTTCAGCCGTCTGACAGCGGATACGGCGTATTCGTTCCTCGTCATCATGTACACGTTACGATTCCTCGGGATTTCAATGGTCATGATGCCGGTCATGACAAACGGGTTGAACCATATCCCGCAACACTTGACACCGCACGGGACAGCGCTCAATAACACGTTGTCGCAAGTCTCCGGTGCAATTGGTTCAGGACTGCTCGTCACCGTCATGACAACACGGACCGCCGGGTATGCAAAAGAATTGGCTGCAAGCGCTACGCCAACGACCAATCCGCAAACGATCATCACGCAATCGATGGTCGAAGGCATCAACGATACGTTCTTCATCGCTACTTTGCTCGCATTACTCGCTCTAGGTTTATCCTTCTTCATTAAAAAACGGAAAGTCGATCAAGACGTCGTTCACATCGAAGAAGCACGTGAAAAAAAATACGCATAA
- a CDS encoding AAA family ATPase, translating into MIIWINGTFGVGKTMAAQGLQQRIDHICLILN; encoded by the coding sequence ATGATTATTTGGATTAATGGGACGTTTGGTGTCGGTAAAACGATGGCTGCCCAAGGATTACAGCAACGAATCGATCATATCTGTTTGATCCTGAATTGA